One window of the Archangium primigenium genome contains the following:
- a CDS encoding pentapeptide repeat-containing protein — MAWLENVLIEDKKLRGERLELTDKNSLYFLGPNLELRECTLVLKVSARRLLILGARFIDCTFEVKQELTNHLAWRSAILQGCRFKGRMSGCDFGHSPERVGDDEFGVGAIEDCDFTEARLDGCRFMGCDPSTLRLPKWPCFTVLDPIPRSQELARLPWPGNISPIVMEGNAHSPSATVAVTYHAPTLAKESGTTVEALRAVLDTCPGVIF, encoded by the coding sequence ATGGCCTGGCTGGAGAACGTCCTCATCGAGGACAAGAAGCTTCGCGGAGAGCGTCTGGAATTGACGGACAAGAACTCCCTCTACTTCCTGGGTCCGAACCTGGAGCTAAGGGAATGCACCCTCGTGCTGAAAGTCAGTGCGAGGCGCCTGCTCATCCTGGGCGCTCGCTTCATCGACTGCACCTTCGAGGTGAAGCAGGAGCTGACGAATCATCTGGCCTGGCGCAGTGCCATCCTCCAGGGTTGCCGGTTCAAGGGGCGGATGTCGGGCTGTGACTTCGGCCATTCCCCCGAGCGCGTCGGCGACGATGAGTTCGGTGTGGGCGCCATCGAGGACTGCGACTTCACCGAGGCGCGCCTGGACGGCTGCCGCTTCATGGGCTGTGACCCGAGCACCCTGCGCCTTCCCAAGTGGCCCTGCTTCACCGTCCTGGACCCCATCCCGCGCAGCCAGGAGCTCGCGCGCCTGCCCTGGCCGGGCAACATCTCGCCCATCGTCATGGAGGGAAATGCCCACTCGCCCTCGGCGACCGTCGCCGTCACCTACCACGCCCCCACCCTCGCGAAAGAGAGCGGCACCACCGTCGAGGCCCTCCGCGCCGTGCTCGACACCTGCCCCGGCGTCATCTTCTGA
- a CDS encoding cobalamin B12-binding domain-containing protein, which translates to MREAYLSAQLKGNRREALRLVVEEGLLRGIPFATLQSEVIRKAQWEIGRLWQENIISVAQEHMATAISQLALSHLYRYLPRDAPNGRTVVVSCVEGELHELGARMASDFLEMAGFDVRFLGASVPVEHLVREVKSAPPDLLALSVTMTFHLPALREAVAAVRAVAPRLPLLVGGLALEWAPGVQEELGVPFIGTDARGLVATACRLLEVPE; encoded by the coding sequence TTGCGTGAGGCCTACCTGTCCGCCCAGCTCAAGGGCAATCGCCGCGAGGCCCTGCGCCTGGTGGTGGAGGAGGGCCTGCTGCGCGGCATCCCCTTCGCCACCCTGCAATCCGAGGTCATCCGCAAGGCGCAGTGGGAGATCGGCCGCCTGTGGCAGGAGAACATCATCTCCGTGGCGCAGGAGCACATGGCCACGGCCATCTCCCAGCTCGCCCTGTCCCACCTCTACCGCTACCTGCCGCGAGACGCCCCCAACGGGCGCACGGTGGTGGTGTCGTGCGTGGAGGGCGAGCTGCACGAGCTGGGCGCGCGCATGGCGAGCGACTTCCTGGAGATGGCGGGCTTCGACGTGCGCTTCCTCGGCGCGAGTGTGCCCGTGGAGCATCTGGTGCGCGAGGTGAAGAGCGCGCCGCCGGACTTGCTGGCGCTCTCGGTGACGATGACCTTCCACCTGCCGGCGCTGCGCGAGGCGGTGGCGGCGGTGCGCGCGGTGGCGCCCCGGCTGCCCCTGCTCGTGGGGGGACTGGCCCTGGAGTGGGCGCCCGGGGTGCAGGAGGAGCTGGGCGTGCCCTTCATCGGCACGGACGCGCGGGGTCTGGTGGCCACGGCGTGCCGGCTGCTGGAGGTGCCGGAATGA
- a CDS encoding superoxide dismutase: MAFELPPLPYAHDALQPHISKETLEYHHDKHHNTYVVNLNGLIPGTQFEGKSLEEIIKASSGGIFNNAAQVWNHTFYWHCLSPNGGGQPTGALADAINATFGSFDKFKAEFTKISVGTFGSGWGWLVKKADGSLALASTTGAGNPLTSGETPLLTCDVWEHAYYIDYRNLRPKYVEAFWNLVNWEFVSQQFAGNTFKA; encoded by the coding sequence ATGGCTTTCGAACTGCCGCCGCTGCCGTACGCCCACGACGCCCTGCAGCCGCACATCTCCAAGGAGACCTTGGAGTACCACCACGACAAGCACCACAACACCTACGTGGTGAACCTCAACGGCCTCATCCCCGGCACCCAGTTCGAGGGCAAGAGCCTGGAGGAGATCATCAAGGCCTCCTCCGGTGGCATCTTCAACAACGCGGCCCAGGTGTGGAACCACACCTTCTACTGGCACTGCCTGTCGCCCAACGGCGGCGGTCAGCCCACGGGCGCGCTGGCGGACGCGATCAACGCCACGTTCGGCTCCTTCGACAAGTTCAAGGCGGAGTTCACCAAGATCTCCGTGGGCACCTTCGGCTCCGGCTGGGGCTGGCTGGTGAAGAAGGCGGACGGCTCGCTCGCGCTGGCCAGCACCACCGGCGCCGGCAACCCGCTGACCAGCGGCGAGACCCCGCTGCTCACCTGCGACGTGTGGGAGCACGCCTACTACATCGACTACCGCAACCTGCGTCCCAAGTACGTCGAGGCCTTCTGGAACCTGGTGAACTGGGAGTTCGTCTCCCAGCAGTTCGCCGGCAACACCTTCAAGGCCTGA
- a CDS encoding sensor histidine kinase has translation MRIRTRLLLVLIATAALPTGAVGWLTYRGAESALSEAVASQHQRTALAEAEHARAHVRTVAAELEGALVHQDPWALGPADTQEFLTRVFLRRERLALVGLLDAGGGMTASVFVDDAEAFARREPQFRRHDTVSAAEVADFRRRAVDVLARLPPGEAHAVSPPYLTATRQRPAVVVVARSPRDAGGGLAAELGLEELSARLGAGSRRGAGAERAFLLDARGRLLLDGDEAHERASADFSARLPPVVGARAPGLGTYEDGGQAWLAAYSPVPELGWVAVVARPRDEALAPLLALARGSFGVLELALLGVLVLAPLLARALARPIARLADGARALARGELTHRLPPERADELGDLARAFNDMGQELQRAHEELVRFNGQLQTQVDERTRELREAQDQLSRSQRLAAMGDLAAGMAHEMNNPLAAILGNVQLVLLDLPPAEDPHRMLTAVQQQAQRIAGIVRELQLLSERQHRGRQALDLHRVLQQALHTRDAELVRGGVRVDCQFHPGEARVLGDTQALGDVFARLLCNALNALKDRPERTLTLATRVVDTQLVRVELRDTGRGIAREHLDRIFNPFFTTKQEWTGRGLSLAVCHRVVEDHGGTLTLHSDEGVGTTVTLVLPAAPAARPLA, from the coding sequence ATGCGGATCCGCACCCGACTGCTCCTCGTGCTCATCGCCACCGCCGCGCTGCCCACGGGCGCGGTGGGGTGGCTCACCTACCGGGGCGCGGAGAGCGCCCTGTCCGAGGCGGTGGCCAGCCAACACCAACGCACGGCGCTCGCCGAGGCGGAGCACGCCCGGGCGCACGTGCGCACCGTGGCGGCGGAGTTGGAAGGGGCGCTCGTGCACCAGGACCCCTGGGCCCTGGGCCCCGCGGACACCCAGGAGTTCCTCACCCGCGTCTTCCTGCGCCGCGAGCGGCTGGCGCTCGTGGGCCTGCTCGACGCGGGCGGGGGGATGACGGCGAGCGTCTTCGTGGACGATGCCGAGGCCTTCGCGCGGCGCGAGCCCCAGTTCCGCCGCCACGACACCGTCTCCGCCGCCGAGGTGGCGGACTTCCGGCGCCGGGCCGTGGACGTGCTCGCGCGCCTGCCTCCGGGTGAGGCCCACGCCGTCTCCCCGCCCTACCTCACGGCCACCCGCCAGCGCCCCGCCGTGGTGGTGGTGGCGCGCTCGCCCCGGGACGCGGGCGGGGGACTGGCCGCGGAGCTGGGCCTGGAGGAGCTGTCCGCGCGGCTCGGGGCGGGCTCCCGGCGGGGCGCGGGCGCCGAGCGCGCCTTCCTGCTCGACGCGCGCGGGCGGCTGCTGCTGGACGGCGACGAGGCGCACGAGCGGGCGTCGGCGGACTTCTCGGCGCGCCTGCCCCCGGTGGTGGGCGCCCGGGCCCCCGGCCTGGGCACGTACGAGGACGGGGGCCAGGCGTGGCTCGCCGCCTACAGCCCGGTGCCGGAGCTGGGGTGGGTGGCCGTGGTGGCGCGGCCCCGGGACGAGGCCCTCGCGCCCCTGCTCGCGCTCGCCCGGGGCTCCTTCGGCGTGCTGGAGCTCGCGCTGCTCGGAGTGCTCGTCCTGGCGCCGCTGCTCGCGCGGGCCCTGGCCCGGCCCATCGCCCGGCTCGCGGACGGCGCGCGGGCGCTCGCCCGAGGAGAGCTTACCCACCGCCTGCCCCCCGAACGCGCGGATGAGCTCGGGGACCTGGCGCGCGCCTTCAACGACATGGGCCAGGAACTGCAGCGGGCCCACGAGGAGCTCGTGCGCTTCAACGGCCAGCTCCAGACCCAGGTGGACGAGCGCACCCGCGAGCTGCGCGAGGCCCAGGACCAGCTCTCGCGCAGCCAGCGCCTGGCCGCCATGGGGGACCTGGCGGCCGGCATGGCGCACGAGATGAACAACCCGCTGGCCGCCATCCTCGGCAACGTGCAGCTCGTGCTCCTGGACCTGCCGCCGGCCGAGGACCCGCACCGGATGCTCACCGCGGTGCAGCAGCAGGCCCAACGCATCGCCGGCATCGTGCGCGAGCTGCAACTGCTCTCCGAGCGCCAGCACCGGGGCCGCCAGGCGCTGGACCTGCACCGGGTGCTCCAACAAGCGCTGCACACACGTGACGCGGAGCTCGTCCGGGGCGGCGTGCGCGTGGACTGCCAGTTCCACCCGGGCGAGGCGCGGGTGCTCGGCGACACCCAGGCCCTGGGCGACGTCTTCGCCCGGCTGCTGTGCAACGCGCTCAACGCCCTCAAGGACCGGCCCGAGCGCACGCTGACGCTGGCCACGCGCGTGGTGGACACGCAGCTGGTGCGCGTGGAGCTCCGGGACACGGGCCGGGGCATCGCCCGCGAGCACCTGGACCGCATCTTCAACCCCTTCTTCACCACCAAACAGGAGTGGACGGGCCGGGGCTTGTCGCTCGCCGTGTGCCACCGCGTGGTGGAGGACCATGGCGGCACCCTCACCCTCCACAGCGACGAGGGCGTGGGCACCACCGTCACCCTCGTGCTCCCGGCGGCCCCGGCGGCCCGCCCCCTCGCGTGA